The following is a genomic window from Vicia villosa cultivar HV-30 ecotype Madison, WI unplaced genomic scaffold, Vvil1.0 ctg.000102F_1_1_1, whole genome shotgun sequence.
TTTCCATTTAAAATTTATAGAATCCCAAACACCCTAATTCTGCTTAATTGTTCACTCATTGATGTAGATATCTTAATTTTGTATTGTAAATTTGGTTGGATAAACTGCAATGACCAGACAAATTAAATTAGCATTCCCCTGAGTTTGCTTATAGTGCATGAACTTGAATATGTGAGAATTGTGATGAACCAAAGTCAGAAAATGGAATGATATCTGCCTTAATTTAAATGACCAAAAAAGTGGTACAGGATGGCGGCCTTATGTAGCATCATAAAGCACcatgtgtgtgtgcgcgcgcgcatatatatatatatatatatatatatatatatatatatatatatatatatatatatatatatatatatatatatatatatatatatatatatatatatatatatatagagagagagagagagagagagagagagagagagagagagagaaagagagagagagagagagaggagggatattcttactccaggagtaagttattaacacttactccaaatctggatcattgattcttctcaatctaatggttaaaagtaataaataatgattttctctctccacatttaattacttaatatttttaaccattacattgagaagaatcaatgatccagatttggagtaagtgtaaataacttactcctggagtaagaatatccctcctcatatatatatatatatatatatatatatatatatatatatatatatatatatatatatagccgaATTTGCAATGTAATTGTTGTATCGAAGTTTAGGCCATTAATGTTGTGTGCTTTTAAGCATGatcttaacttttatttttaattatttgacaGATTTTAGATTTAGTTTCTAGACTGTCACACCTGTACTTCCAAGAAAAGATTCCAGTTACATTATCACATGCTCAAGCTTGTGTGTTACTCTGCACAGgtctgcagaatcagaacatttCGCACATTGAGGTCTGTTCGTTAACTTACATCATTTTTCGTTTAAATAACACAATCATGTGATCATATTTAGCAGTAGGCACCTACCTATCTAATGTTTTATACAGGCAGCAACAAAGGGAAGCCAAATGCTGTCTGCCTTTACATAAGTTATAGAACATTTTATCCTCACTCTTTTGAAATTTGTTATTGTACATTGGGCAATTCATCATTGATACAATTACAAATTATCTATTAAATCAATAAGTCACTATAAAATTCTTTGCTTAATATTGTAAGAGGTTTGAATATACCACCTTTTTTGCCATTAAGTATAAGTATTTATCCTGTTTGATTTCTTCCCTGTTGGCGCCTTTAAAAAAACATGAAATCACATTCTATTTTGTGCACTTTCGTTTAATAGGGACAAATGAAGCTGGAAAGGCAACAAATATTGTCTCTATTTATTAAGGTTATGAAGAAATTCTACAAATATCTATATGGCCTTGCATCCAAAGAGATTGAATCAACCATGCCACGACTGAAGGAAGTAAGTTAATAATAGTTGAACATTGTGACTGAAATTCATAAAAAGTTTGGTTAATGAAACCCTCACATGCCTGTGCTGCAGTATGTAGGGACACAAATTTTGCGGCTTCTCTTTTTATCTTTTACTAATCTCGAGTATTTTTTTCTTGGTTTTCTTTTATTCTGTCCTTAGATTGTTATGGAACCTCATAATGTTTCTGTGGACGAAGACCTCAACGATGGGGCTAAACAAGTTGAGGTATGTACTTCCAACTTTTGCTtttattcttttcatcttttgaaGATCCTATGAAAATCCCCACACTTGTTTGTTTCCACATCCAATTGTTTGTAGCTCTTATCTTTAATATTATTACTGGATTACTGAATAGGACGATATGAAGTCAAAATCAGAGTCTCTCTTTACTCCCGAGTTACTCCAGCGATATGCCATTGAAGATGGAGAATCCTTTGACAATGTCTTACAAAGTACTGGTGGAAAAATACCCACAGGTGGTCTTATCAGTGTGAAATCCAACAGGAAAATAAGCAAATCTGAAAAGGAGAATGGAAGTCATAAGAGTGATAAAAAGAGGCGTATAGACAGCCACAGCCATAAATCAAgtaaaaaggaaaagaagaatAGGTCTTCTTGACTTAGAGAAGAATTGTTGCAGAACAAACCATGAACGTTTCAGGCATTGTTGGTCCTGGGTAGTCATCAGAACAGAAGTAATAGTGAGGAAAGTATATGGCCAAATTGAAGTAACTGCTAATTTTGAGGCAATTCCCAGTTATTTTCTCTCCCTCTTGTGGAGGAACTATGTATTAATATTTTATGCGTTATTTCCAAGAAAATGTTTTAGAAAACAATTTTGATGTGAATGATTTATTCAAAGTTTTATGGTTATGAAGTTCTAATTACTCATATATCTGGTACGCACCATAGCTGTAGAGAAGTGCACACTTAAAGAAAATGCAGATGGTACAAAATTAGAAGATATGCATATTTATTAAAAGAGAAGTGCACACTTAAAAAAAATGCAGATGGTACAAAATTCGTGTCATATGCAAGTTTATTAAAATTGAGAAAATCaagtttaaattataaaattactcaatcttATGTTTTTAGTTATGCATTTTAAATTGAAATGCTTGTAAAATTAAATCTTTTTCAATTTTGATCAAACTTATCAAGTTTTTTTTTGTGGATTAGTAGAATAATTATGTAGTttgatataaatttaaaatgtcaTTTATTAGGGCTATTTCCTATATTTATATCATTGAATAAGtcaaaattttgaattatttataataatattggagagatattttttttatataaactaaaattttctttttttctttttttttttatttaataaattatctttaataaaaaatatgaattaaattgtGGAGTTTGACAATTTCAATAATTTTGTATTAAACAATTCTTAGGTGCCAGGCATACTAGACTTCAAATTTCTAACCTTAGGAAAAAAAATTCACTCCATTTTTAAGTAGTTGTGCTTAAAATTTGGTGATTATTCTCCATGTTGCTCTCTTActctgaaaaataaaaaatatttttgaaatttgaaaatgtaATTTCGGATGTATTTCAATCCATatttagttcatttataggtggattagacccttatttttaacaaaaaattaatattgaaaTATATGTTTGTATAACTTAGTAAATTGTATCTTCgaacaaaattttaataaaaaatacgtCAGATCATGCTCTTCCTTATTTTCAGCAAACACTCTTTGGGGTTAACATGATGAAACATTTTTTTACTTTGGGGTCTTTGAGCATATTTTGTGAGAGACACCACCTACTCATCAAAAATTTTAAAGTGATATGTGAGTTCTATCACTTATAAATGATTAAATCTCTACTTTTTTAATCAATGTAAGACTTCTCCACACTCTTTCTCTACTCTACACTTTCAACTCACACTTGTTTTTCTCAACATATATTTCtatcattttttgtttttctaagtTGCAAGTTAATAGGAAAGTGCACTTCTGTATTTGTTCATAAATTGATTTTCGACAAATATAGAAATGCATTTCCACATTTTTTCagaaattaattttcaaataatATAGAAATGCATTTCCGTATTTTGTCTGTCTGCattgtttggtttgattttcaATGTCattgagtttgatttttttttttttttaatgttttgtaTAGGTTGTCTAGTTTAATTATATGTAACATGGTCGATAACCTAGATCGATTGAGGCTCGACAGAGTGTCTCATCATGCATCGTTTCATAGGGAAAAGGCCCGACCCACGCAACCACCGATGGGCGCCAATTAATTTGATGCGGATGCCTCAACTTCTGAGATTAAAGCATCTCCGGTTTTGTCTTTTCGAAGGAGGCATGTGTCACCTACTGCTGCCCCCGAAGTCCCACATCTCTAGGTTGATGTGTGTGCTGATGTTCCTGAGGTGTTTGGAGGAGGCCCGTATGACTTATCATTGCCGCCTCTTATGCAAACCATGCTACCAAGGATGTGAGAGACTGATATGTAAAATTTATCCGTATTTATTCTTTAACATGCATCAATCATGATCGAAAGATTGCGACCTTGCAGCAACTTGATAAGCAGTGATTTCACAATGTCATGCAGACTGCGAGATTTTTGCATGACCAATCATACTACTTTTAGTTTATCTTTATTGAAAGTAAACAGATTCAAACAACCATTACACAAGTATGGAAGTTATCATCCCAAAgaaatttaaaagatttaaaagatATCTTTTGTACAAGTACTACATAGCAAAAAACAGTAGAAGActataaatataaagtcattaggAAGAGATATAGATTGGTTGTATTACCAAACACAATAATTGAATAAGAAATAGTTTTTTAAAGAATTTAAGAAGATATAATATAAAGTCTTCAACTAGATTCAGAACATGTAAACAAGAGTTTCATACATGCTTCCATTTTGGATCATCAATTTGTACTACAGCATGTAAACTTGAACCCTCTGGAGTTCCCAATGGAGGATCAATGCATGAACAATTGTCCACAAAAAAAAGCTCCCACTCTTTGATCTCACATTTATCTAATGCAGCAATTACTTttgtcctttcactttcatctggAAATGCTCCATCAGGACTAACAAGTACTGCCCCAGTATAAGACTGCCCTGCAGCTCTAGCAGCTCCATGATAGTGAAACAAACCCCAACTAAGATCATCAGCTACATCAACAATCGTCCAAAACTCGTTCGAAACAACTCCGTTATCCAATACACTGAAACTGAATGTTCCTTGAATCTTACCTCTCTTAACCCTATATCTTCTCCTCCTCCATACCATTTCGCCTTCAAATGTTTTTACCTGAAACACCGGTTCATACCAGAACGACCCTTTTGCTTTTCCTCTATAGAATAGCTGATATTGGCAAGGGAACTGATCATACGCTGGATTCTGCCCCGCCACAACGCGCCAGCTCCATTGCAAACTTCCTAACCAACCAACAAATAAATCTTCCGCGGTTTCATGGCTTAAATTCTGTCCGCGAAACTGAACCATCGGAGGCACGTATGGCTTGGTAGGGACTTCTGCTTCCAATTCAAGACAGTTGTTTTTCTGTAACACGCAGAGCGAAAAGGCTTCTAGATTTTCACTTTCGTACGTAGCTATGCATCGATAGTTACAAACTTGATCAACaggactacacttattcaagcaTTGAAGAGCTTTTCTACAATTAGGATCCAACAAACAGTTAAGCACTTGCTTGCCACAGTTCTTTAACATACAGTTCAAGGTTGAAAAACCCTTTGCTCTTAAGTTCTTCAATATTGGAACTGGCCTTATATAAGCATTGATTAACAATAGTAAACAGAATCGAATATCATCAGAACTACGCCGATCCCATGCTTCGGATACAGTTTGCACTACTTCATACGAGTCTTTCGTTTTATCTAACTCGGAACTGCCCAATATTTTTCCAAATATACTTCCTTTCACTTCATTATGAATATCATAGCCCCCTAATTTGTTCTTCAAATCTGGCGAAGAATCGAAGCATATTACGTTTTCAATAGTTTTGGTGCTGATTCTAATCCAGTTAACTGACTCTTTGTTTGTAATAGCAACAATCACTAATATATCCGCCTTCAGTAATTCGCTCTGGAGCCTTGTGGCAATTTGTTCATTCGACCGAATACATTCGTCGGTAAATACAAGAAGTTCATATCCTTCATCAACCCATTTCAATCTTTTTGCCTGGTAAACGCAAAGaacaaatagaaaaattaatCACTTTGTTAGTATGAGCCTTTTTAGATAAGCTTCTCAAAATTAATCAACCCATAAGAGACCTCAACGCAACATCTCTATCCAAAACCTTCAAGTATTAGGTATAAGAATAGCTTACAACAACGAATAATCATATACAAATTATTCAACAATATTATCTCATAATATAGAAATAGCTTAAAGATAATAAATACTTCTAGTCTAATAAATACTAAATCAAAAATCACACACAACatgaaaattaaaatacttaacTGTGTGAAGCATGACTTGTTCCCAAGAAGCAGAGTTGAGAGGGCTGACAGCTCCATGGCCAACTACAGCCACCAACCTCACCGGAGGTTCATCCGTTGTCACGGCGGAGTCCACAGAAGTTGATGATGGACGAATGCAAAGATGAGAAGTGTGTGAAGTAGAGAGAGTGATTGAGAATGAGCATGGCGAGGGAGAAGAataggaaaagggaaaaaggttGGAAGAGAGAAAGGAATGTTGAGGAGAGAATCGATTGTTTCTATGAATCACTGGTttgggaagatgatgatgatgatgcagtTGAAGTTGCAAGAACATTGTAGAATAGAAGTGCAAACTAAATGAAATGGTAAGAGTTATTATGTGTTAGCAAAACAAAAGAGATTCACAACCACACAATGCTACTACTACTAAGTTCTTACTGTATTCTTTATTTAATCTTAGGGGTGTTTGTTTCAGAGATACAAATGATATTTTTCGAGAATGTGACATTGGAATTcacatatttcttttttttttttttcaagttttgataaattatttCCACATACTTTTTATTCATAAATTTTGTTCATgagtttcttcattttctttctcATATAAAAGGATGAGAATCTTGCATTCCCATaggaatataaaataattaaccaTAACTTCCCactctcttattattattacatatttactttttaatttttaatttttaaaatttaattaaaacaaaatctaaaaatattcCTAGAAACTTTATTCATTTGCCAAACACATTGATAGGAATAAAGTTCCAAACAATAATATTCCTAGAAAATGATATTtccattattataattttaatccttcaaacaaacacacccttagacATAATTATTTATGAACATGTATTAAAAAATTTagtaatacaaatatttttacaaaataatatttaaaatatttaaaattatatacacGAACTTAAAGTAATATTTGTGCATTTAATTCATATCTTGTTTGACTGAAAATGGACTGTgacatttaatttaaaaaaatggttaTCTTAATAAGATAATGTTATAATGGGCGCAATGTTGGTTTGACACTTTACAAATCTAAAATACAAATTTAGAAATGATTAATGTCTCTACCTTTGGTGATTAAATGTTATTGAGTGTGGGTTAAAGACAGAGTTAGATTCTCTACATTTTAATTCTCTAcctttctctctatctctctcatcATTAACTTTCTCTTACATTTTTTCCCTTcaaaataaatatcatttctcattTGTCTTATTCATATTTTTATCTAAAGTCACTCTACATTTCTCTCCATAAAGGTAGATGATCCTTACCCGTCAAAGGCCTACAAGTACTGAAATAACTCACGTCCAATCTAGTCATGGTGCGCCAATAATTGACAAATATAGGTAGACCTGTATCCACCGACATTGCACATGAGCGCTCCTTTTTTCTATCAAGACCATTGATATGCATCCAATGGCTCTCAATGCTCTATGTCGGGAAATCTAAGGACAATTATGAGAAATACTGACATTAAAACAAACCTAAATTCATAttctaaaaaacatcaaataagaagagagaaaattttaaatttatttaaaatttcatttttttaatagaattcaTGGGGGTGGTTGTAATAGAGTAGGAGAgggaaaattataattttattttataattaataaaaaattgtgattggTTGTTTGTAAAGCCATATGTTATATTCGTTTTCATGCAAGTATTTTTCGATAATTATAACATCTCTATTATATAAGTGTGACACTTTTAATCATACTTGCAAAGTTCTATCTCATTCATATACTAACTTGAGCGTCAAAGTGTTAACCTTTTTGCATGTACTCTCTTTCATCACCGAAGAATTATTACCATTGCACCGAAAGCCTATTCATGATGATCATCATCAACCTTTCACCAATTCTCTATTTCAATACTGAATAGTGACATCGCCTATGAgaattgtgttttggttatctCAAATTCCTTTTTTATTTACTCTAACTTTATTACTTGCGACATTGAGCAACTGTAACGATGTTTCATATTGCAACGCGGCCGCTACAGAGTTATCCTAGAGGATAATTTCTTCGACGATGGTACCTAACCATCAAGAGCTCAAGAGTTTCCAAAGAGGCATCACCCTCCTTGTCATGACAATGATTTGCGTCCACGTGACTTTGGTGGCAAATACAACAATCGGTCAGAGGCATACCAAAAGAGATATTTTTGTTTATAATCACGAAAACCAAGGTCAGTTTTGACGTCTCGCAAATTATCATTGAGCAAGAGAATTCGTGTGAAATTATGTACGTTGATTGTTCACTAAGTAGGGCCTGAGAAAATAAACCTTAGTGCCATGCATTGGAATGAATTTGCAAGGATTCAACATAAAAGTCACTCTTCCTTGTGGTttcatcaaatttttgttcaCCTTCAAAGAATGGAATGACGCCACGACCATAGATGTCCAATTCTTCTTGGTCCCATGTAAGTTAGTCTATAATTGCACTCTTATGAGAACCGTCATAACGACCTAGGGGAAAGTGTCATCCACTGTCCACCTCAAAATGAAGTACCACATAATGATTATAAATGGAAACCTAAAAAGAGCTCGACCCTACCAGAAATATCTTTAGAGGAACCTTGACGCGACCAACATCCTATAGAAAGGGAAGGTGAAGGAGGCTATCTCTTTTGAGCAACCCCTCTAAACATCAATTTCGTGGAATTTGATGTCCATATAGAGGAAACTATGTCCAATGAAGAGCAAGTCCCAGAGAGACCATTATATATTGAGGCCAGGAAGAAATTACAAAGGTAAACTTCATATATATGGTTATTTTGTATCCATCCAAGCTAACAATAATCCATCACATACAATGAAGATTGGGGAAAATCTCCCCAGCTTCGTGGAAGATTGGCTCATTATGTGCCTTAAAAACAATGTTGGTCTGTTTGTGTCCTCCTCCAAGGAGATGTCGGGCATTGACCCTTACATGGATTGCCATTAGTTAAAGACGACATCATTCAAATACATCGCCAAGAGTTGATGATGTCGGTCACTTGAGAAAGTTGAAGCCACCAAGAGCATCTTGGAAAGACTTCTACAAGCCAACCTTTTATCATAATTGAACTAAATATAATGGCTATCCAACATGGTACTGGTCAAGAAGTCTAGCTAAAAATGGCATATTTGTGTTGACTATACCAAACTCAACATATTTTTCTCCTAAGATTTTTATCTTCTTTCCAACATCAATAAGCTAGTGGAAAACTCTCTTAGGTACGAGCTTTTTTCCTTCAACGACGCTTATTCCTGGTACAACTAGTTCCCCAGGCACGAGAAGAACTCCAACTAAAAATACAatgtgatgccctttggtttaaaaatgCATGTGCAACCTACCAGAGGATAGTGAACAAATCATTGAGCAATAGATTCGTAACATTCTGGAGGTATACATGGATGAAATGATAGTAAAATTCGTCAAGGAACAATTACATGAAGGTCGCCTTATTGTCGTATTTAATCGTGTACGCAAGTTCAATACTAGGTTGAACCCGGAGAAACGCATGTTTGAGGTCAAGGCCGACAAATTCCTTGGATTCTACCTCACCGATTGGGGGATCGATGCGAACCCACAAATATGTGATGCTATCATCAAGACGGTGACTCCATCCACAAAATAAATAATCTTGATGTTGAACGATATGCTTACCATTCTCAACACGTTCATATTCAAGTCCTTCCAACAAGATGTTTTCGAACTACAAACTCTTGAGGTAGGAAGTAGAATTTGAGTAGACATCAGAATGTGAATAAGCCTTCACACATATGAGGCACTCTGTTTCAAAAATCCTGGTCTTTTTGAGACCAATGTCTTAGGAGACCTTTTTAATAAACTTTGAGGTCTCATAGAAGCAGTCATTGTCGTCCCCTTGAGAGAGGTATGCACCAATCAAAATCCACTCTACTTCATCTTCAAGAAGTTATCAGGTTCTAAAACCTACTACCAGAAGATTTAGAAATTAGATTTCCCTTGATTTTATGGTAGTTTCAATAAAATTATGACGCTACTTTCTTTTCCATTCAATAGTGATTCATACTGACCAACTACTAAAGCAAGTACTATTCAGGCCAGACTTGACAATGCATATGACGAAGTGGTCCATCGAGATCTCAAATTTTGACATCTCCTTTGAACCTAAAAAAGATAGGTCTTTGTTGATTTAACTGCATAACTAACTCCAACCATAGTTGAATAATGCATAAAATGGACCGTCTATACAGACAGATGGTAAAATAGGAAAGGGAGTGGAGTCAGACTCATCCTTGAGAGTGACGAGGGGTTGTTAGTAGAATTATTTCTCTGCTTTATTTTCACTACCACTGACAACCAAGTTGAATATAAAGCCTTCGTCGCTAGAATCAATTTAGCAATAGAAATGGGGGCAAAAGAAGTTAAATTGCGCACAAATTTTCAACTAGTGGTCTCATAGGTCAAAGGAGACTCACAAGTCAAAGATATGTTACAGAAATATGTGCTCATGGCCAAGGAGAAATTTAATTCATTCAAGGATTATGAAGTTGCCCATGTGTCAAGAGAGTGGCCATGTATCAAGAAAGTGGAATATGAGGGCATATGTCATATCCATACTAGAAAGCACAAGAATGGCATACATTAATCATTCTTTTATCTAGGACTGGTCATTGGGGCCGTTATGACACCAGGGACATCATAATTGACATGAATCATGTCTATAATGACTAACATTGAACACTTGGTCTTACTAATAGGCTATGTTTAGAATGGTCTTGTTAAAAGCAGAGCATGCATATACTTAATTATTGAGGGAAACCGTACATGAGAGGCCATTTCATCCTTATTTAAAATGTTTAGAGCATGATGAATTCGTATACACTCCTGATGAATTCCATAAAGGTATTTTTGGATAACATCTTGAAAGTATGGGCATTGGCTAAAAAGGTCCTCAAAGAAGGATATTACTGACCTTCCATGATCAGAGGTTCCAAATAGTATGTGATGAAGTGTAAACAGTACCAGAATCACGTATACCTTCACATAGACCCTCCTACCAAACTCAACActttaaatatttcatttttttctgcACGTGGGGAATGGATATTTTGGGGCCTTTACAACTAGCTCTAGGGAAGTTGGAATATCTTATAATGGTTGTGGACTATTTCACCAAATATATTGAAACTGAAGCCTTAGTAAAGATCACAACCACCAACATTCAAAATTTCTTCAAAATGAACATTTTAGATAGGTATATGATTCCACAATTCGTAGAGGAGAAGGGAAAAAGGTTGGAAGAGAGAAAGGAATGTTGAGGAGAGAATCGATTGTTTCTATGAATCACTGGTttgggaagatgatgatgatgatgcagtTGAAGTTGTAAGAACATTGTAGAATAGAAGTACAAACTAAATGGTAAGAGTTATTAGGTGTGAGCAAAACAAAAGAGATTCACAACCACACACTGCTACGCTACTACTACTAACTGTATTCTTTATTTAATCTTAGACATAATTATTTATGAACATGTATTAAAGAATATAGTAATAGTTATTTTCTTACAAAATAATACTCTCTCTTGTCTCACAAtgagattttcatattttttaagaaaattattaactgtgttgattttaatgataaaatgagtctcatttattaaaataaccttattaataatagatagtGGAGTAATTAAATGAATTATGATACAATAAATAAGAATAagttaatgaaaaaaaataataaatattacattaGTATTTAAAATGGAGAAATaatttgaaacaaataaaaatagaaaagaggtcGACAAGAGAAAgtgtaatatttaaaatattttaaaattaaatacacGAACTTTATTTGACTGAAAATGGACTGTGAcatttaattaaaaagaatggttatCTTAATAAGATAATCCTATAATGGGCAATGTTGGTTTGACACTTTACAAATCTAACATTCAAATTTAGAAATGATTAATGTCTCTACCTTCATTGATGAACATATTTCTAAAGATAGATT
Proteins encoded in this region:
- the LOC131624095 gene encoding violaxanthin de-epoxidase, chloroplastic-like, giving the protein MFLQLQLHHHHHLPKPVIHRNNRFSPQHSFLSSNLFPFSYSSPSPCSFSITLSTSHTSHLCIRPSSTSVDSAVTTDEPPVRLVAVVGHGAVSPLNSASWEQVMLHTAKRLKWVDEGYELLVFTDECIRSNEQIATRLQSELLKADILVIVAITNKESVNWIRISTKTIENVICFDSSPDLKNKLGGYDIHNEVKGSIFGKILGSSELDKTKDSYEVVQTVSEAWDRRSSDDIRFCLLLLINAYIRPVPILKNLRAKGFSTLNCMLKNCGKQVLNCLLDPNCRKALQCLNKCSPVDQVCNYRCIATYESENLEAFSLCVLQKNNCLELEAEVPTKPYVPPMVQFRGQNLSHETAEDLFVGWLGSLQWSWRVVAGQNPAYDQFPCQYQLFYRGKAKGSFWYEPVFQVKTFEGEMVWRRRRYRVKRGKIQGTFSFSVLDNGVVSNEFWTIVDVADDLSWGLFHYHGAARAAGQSYTGAVLVSPDGAFPDESERTKVIAALDKCEIKEWELFFVDNCSCIDPPLGTPEGSSLHAVVQIDDPKWKHV